A genomic window from Solidesulfovibrio sp. includes:
- a CDS encoding DUF3024 domain-containing protein has translation MPISEFEHARLEKLLQKFCEEQGPPAHIRDQLRWGFRVDQEKQTIELFEIRPHFMHKGKLIEGMVAKAAYVKKAKVWKVYWMRGNMKWTRYEPCPEVQTAEEFLRVVKEDAWNCFFG, from the coding sequence ATGCCAATCAGCGAATTCGAACATGCTCGCCTGGAGAAACTTCTACAGAAGTTCTGCGAAGAACAAGGACCACCTGCCCATATCCGCGATCAACTCCGCTGGGGCTTCCGGGTGGACCAGGAGAAGCAAACCATTGAACTTTTCGAAATCCGCCCTCATTTCATGCACAAGGGAAAATTGATCGAGGGCATGGTCGCCAAGGCTGCATACGTGAAGAAGGCAAAGGTCTGGAAAGTTTACTGGATGCGGGGAAATATGAAATGGACCCGTTATGAGCCTTGTCCTGAGGTTCAGACTGCCGAGGAGTTCTTGAGGGTGGTCAAAGAGGATGCCTGGAACTGTTTCTTTGGGTAG
- a CDS encoding ATP-dependent helicase: protein MPNSECFHWSHGLNGQALRIARAEESPLRVLAGPGTGKTFSLMRRIARIIDEGTSPERILVCTFTRTAAKDLQSELRRLGAAGCSSVIAGTLHSFCYRALNRAGVYELIGRIPRALLEFEKRFLLEDLKRGNFGTINQMKKAIQAFNASWARLQHEEPGWPVEVNDRLFHEAIIDWLAFHQAMLIGEIIPETLRYFRLNPLAEELSQFSHVLVDEYQDLNRAEQVLLDHISSNGSLTVIGDEDQSIYSFKCAHPMGISHFEDYHAETTTETLTDCRRCPHLVVNLANSLISHNRSRAQRQLVPFDGNSLGQVLVVQWGSIEEEATGIARFIKTKIESGEVDPGRILVLSPIRQIAQAIRESLSLEGIPSLSFFQEELLDGNPSKVAESYSQQSMCLLKLIVNPDDRVALRCWCGFGSPTLNSRAWDNLITYSKDNSCSPRVALDRLASGQIQISYTSPVIERYRLLLSAIEDSSRQTGADFIEWLFPSGNEWADPFRYLLRDIATDNVTPESVLDHLQTAVTQPELPTEVDYVRIMSLHKSKGLTSDLVVVAGCVQGLIPRRYNPDKTDLSQSEFDEEQRRLFYVAITRTRNILVLSSVNRISLHDAHRIQAQVVPIQYQSEGRAITSNFISELGPQCPRPVNGRALVE, encoded by the coding sequence ATGCCAAACTCAGAGTGTTTTCACTGGTCCCATGGCCTAAATGGACAAGCACTAAGGATCGCACGAGCTGAAGAAAGTCCACTTCGCGTTCTGGCAGGCCCAGGGACTGGAAAAACTTTTTCACTCATGAGGCGCATTGCTCGTATTATTGATGAAGGCACATCACCAGAAAGAATCCTTGTTTGTACATTCACCAGGACAGCAGCAAAGGATTTGCAGTCAGAGTTGAGACGCCTAGGTGCCGCTGGATGCTCGTCTGTTATAGCTGGAACATTGCATTCATTCTGCTATCGTGCATTAAATAGGGCCGGGGTGTATGAACTTATTGGGAGAATTCCAAGGGCATTGCTCGAATTTGAAAAGAGATTCTTGCTAGAAGATTTAAAAAGAGGAAATTTTGGAACCATAAACCAAATGAAGAAAGCTATCCAGGCGTTCAATGCTTCTTGGGCAAGGTTGCAACATGAAGAACCAGGCTGGCCTGTCGAAGTCAACGACAGGCTGTTTCATGAGGCAATAATCGATTGGCTCGCGTTTCACCAGGCAATGTTGATTGGTGAAATTATCCCAGAGACCCTACGTTACTTTAGACTCAATCCCCTTGCCGAAGAGCTTAGTCAATTTAGCCATGTTCTCGTAGACGAATATCAAGATTTAAACAGAGCGGAACAAGTCTTGCTTGACCACATCTCCAGCAATGGTTCTCTAACCGTTATTGGCGATGAAGATCAGTCAATTTACTCATTTAAGTGCGCACATCCCATGGGGATATCTCATTTTGAGGATTATCATGCTGAAACTACAACAGAAACTCTTACTGATTGCCGTAGATGTCCGCATTTAGTTGTAAACCTTGCTAACTCACTGATCAGCCACAACCGATCTCGCGCGCAGAGGCAACTTGTACCTTTTGACGGCAACTCGTTAGGTCAAGTTCTCGTCGTTCAATGGGGCAGCATTGAAGAAGAAGCGACTGGCATAGCACGGTTCATCAAGACGAAGATTGAATCAGGAGAAGTCGACCCTGGGCGCATTCTAGTCCTTTCCCCGATACGTCAAATAGCACAGGCAATACGAGAAAGTCTGTCACTAGAAGGGATTCCATCTTTGAGTTTTTTTCAGGAAGAACTACTTGATGGCAATCCGTCTAAAGTCGCAGAATCATATTCTCAACAGTCTATGTGCTTGTTAAAGCTTATCGTTAACCCTGATGATAGAGTTGCACTGCGGTGCTGGTGTGGCTTTGGTAGCCCAACGCTTAATAGCAGAGCATGGGACAATTTGATAACTTATTCGAAAGACAACAGTTGTTCTCCTAGGGTCGCCCTAGATCGCCTTGCGTCTGGGCAGATACAGATTTCTTACACTTCTCCTGTTATTGAAAGATATCGTTTGCTTTTGTCTGCTATTGAAGATTCCTCTAGGCAGACCGGAGCTGATTTTATTGAATGGTTATTCCCGTCTGGAAACGAATGGGCTGACCCTTTTAGATACTTATTACGCGACATTGCCACTGACAATGTTACCCCAGAAAGCGTCCTTGATCATTTACAAACTGCGGTCACCCAACCAGAATTGCCGACAGAAGTTGACTATGTAAGAATCATGAGTTTGCACAAGTCAAAAGGATTGACTTCTGACCTTGTTGTAGTTGCTGGCTGTGTGCAGGGGCTAATCCCGCGTAGATATAATCCTGATAAAACTGACTTGTCCCAATCGGAATTCGACGAAGAGCAACGACGTCTGTTTTATGTTGCCATAACTAGAACGCGGAACATACTGGTATTATCGAGTGTAAACAGGATTTCATTGCACGATGCGCACAGAATACAAGCTCAGGTTGTGCCTATTCAATACCAAAGTGAAGGGCGAGCGATAACTTCTAATTTCATTTCTGAGCTAGGCCCACAGTGTCCTCGCCCTGTCAATGGGAGGGCTTTAGTTGAATAA